In Labilibaculum sp. DW002, one DNA window encodes the following:
- a CDS encoding sulfatase family protein, with amino-acid sequence MKKITIAILLSLLFLSGFTQIKDKPNVIIILSDDQGFGDVGFNGCTDIPTPNLDQLANSGVVFSQGYASHPYCSPSRAGLLTGRYQQRFGHENNLPYTDAKADDGLPLNELMLSELLQKNDYRTCAIGKWHLGDSTQFWPNKRGFDDWFGFWGGGMSYWGDTGKKPATAGVLRNGKIVPRSELTYLTDDFTNAAVEYIEEYNKEDKPFFMYLAYNAPHAPIQATKEYTDKVKHIEDGKRAGYAAMVVGMDAGIGKVIQKLKETGDYDNTLIFFYSDNGGHLHGASSAPYRGHKGMLFEGGIHVPFLVSWPSKIKSEKKYTEIISALDIYPTILKATGVKHPNPVKLDGVDLLPYIKGDNKKAPHKVLFWRYSDGAGYAVRKGKYKMVMSGYKKEFFLFDIKNDPYEHTNLSSKLPVKLEELKGLYAEWNKETVPALWQDPHAQNLSKEEKKRQNYIDAATRGEGKFN; translated from the coding sequence ATGAAAAAAATAACAATTGCCATTCTATTATCCCTTCTTTTTTTAAGTGGATTCACTCAAATAAAAGATAAACCTAACGTGATAATAATTCTTTCCGATGATCAAGGATTTGGCGATGTTGGATTTAATGGTTGTACAGATATTCCAACTCCAAACTTAGATCAACTAGCAAATAGCGGCGTCGTTTTTTCTCAAGGATATGCTTCTCATCCATACTGTAGCCCAAGCAGAGCTGGATTGCTAACAGGGCGTTACCAACAAAGATTCGGACACGAAAACAATTTGCCTTACACCGATGCTAAAGCTGATGATGGCCTTCCGTTGAATGAGCTAATGTTATCTGAGCTATTGCAAAAAAATGATTACCGAACTTGCGCTATTGGAAAGTGGCACCTTGGTGACTCCACGCAGTTCTGGCCAAATAAAAGAGGCTTCGACGATTGGTTTGGGTTCTGGGGTGGTGGAATGAGCTATTGGGGAGATACAGGAAAAAAACCAGCGACAGCAGGAGTTCTTCGTAACGGTAAAATTGTTCCTCGATCGGAATTAACATACCTAACGGATGATTTTACCAATGCAGCAGTAGAATATATTGAAGAATACAATAAAGAAGACAAACCTTTCTTTATGTATTTAGCTTACAACGCACCTCATGCTCCAATTCAAGCAACCAAGGAATATACTGACAAGGTTAAACATATTGAAGATGGTAAGCGTGCTGGTTATGCAGCTATGGTTGTTGGTATGGATGCTGGAATTGGAAAAGTAATTCAAAAATTAAAAGAAACTGGTGATTATGATAACACATTAATCTTCTTTTATAGCGATAATGGTGGTCATTTACACGGTGCTAGCAGTGCTCCATATCGTGGACACAAAGGAATGTTATTCGAAGGTGGAATTCATGTTCCATTTCTTGTTTCATGGCCTAGTAAAATTAAGTCAGAAAAGAAATACACCGAAATAATTTCAGCCTTAGATATTTATCCAACAATCCTAAAGGCAACTGGAGTAAAACATCCAAATCCTGTTAAATTAGATGGCGTAGATCTTTTACCTTATATCAAAGGGGATAACAAAAAAGCACCTCATAAGGTACTATTCTGGCGATATTCTGATGGTGCGGGTTATGCAGTGCGCAAAGGCAAATACAAAATGGTGATGTCAGGATACAAAAAAGAATTCTTTTTGTTTGACATTAAAAATGATCCTTATGAGCATACAAATTTAAGCTCGAAATTACCGGTAAAACTGGAAGAATTAAAAGGATTATATGCAGAATGGAACAAGGAAACAGTTCCTGCATTATGGCAAGATCCACATGCACAAAATCTTTCGAAAGAAGAGAAAAAGCGTCAGAACTACATTGATGCTGCAACAAGAGGAGAAGGCAAATTCAATTAG
- a CDS encoding family 43 glycosylhydrolase, whose translation MKKLGLSLLTIILFAANFAIADNPLVRHMYTADPTARVMNGKLFVFPSTDIKCEEGKGNNGFCMPNYHVFSSENLFDWTDHGVIIDQADVKWGVFDGFGMWAPDCIEKEGKYYYYFPDMPKDTTAFRRIGVAVADNPEGPYTLENDYMKGLDGIDPNVFIDTDGQAYLYWGGGEKLYGAKLKANMKELASEPVVINDLPSKYKEGSFVFERNGIYYFTFPHSPHGTEELAYATGDNPLGPFEYQGFFMKRWTNGCWTNHHSIVEYKGQWMVFYHHKDISNNEHLRSMCADNLNFNEDGSIQEVIPTLRGIGVCPATNEIQIDRYSRIGEKEIQVNRIGSGLPANWQLDYITNDSWVAYDRVNFRDGNLTEVEMNCASAAKGGSVEVRIGGATGKLLAVVKITNTGGWNQWKTFNVKLDKKVSGIQNLVCVFKGEEGNLFNVDWIKFK comes from the coding sequence ATGAAGAAATTAGGACTAAGCTTATTAACAATTATACTTTTTGCAGCAAATTTTGCCATTGCAGATAATCCTTTGGTAAGACATATGTATACTGCAGATCCTACTGCAAGGGTAATGAATGGGAAGCTATTTGTATTTCCGTCAACAGATATTAAGTGCGAAGAAGGTAAAGGGAACAATGGATTTTGCATGCCAAATTATCATGTGTTCTCATCTGAAAATCTTTTTGATTGGACTGACCACGGAGTGATCATTGATCAAGCTGATGTAAAATGGGGTGTTTTTGATGGTTTTGGAATGTGGGCTCCGGACTGCATTGAAAAGGAAGGTAAATATTATTACTATTTCCCAGATATGCCAAAGGATACGACTGCATTTAGAAGAATTGGAGTAGCTGTTGCGGACAATCCAGAAGGCCCATATACACTAGAGAATGATTACATGAAAGGTTTAGATGGCATCGATCCAAATGTGTTTATTGATACTGATGGTCAGGCATACCTATATTGGGGTGGTGGCGAAAAATTGTATGGGGCAAAGTTGAAAGCTAATATGAAAGAATTGGCTTCAGAACCTGTTGTTATTAACGATTTACCTTCAAAGTATAAAGAAGGATCTTTTGTTTTCGAAAGAAATGGAATTTACTATTTCACTTTTCCACATTCTCCTCACGGAACGGAAGAATTGGCGTATGCAACAGGAGATAATCCTCTTGGACCATTTGAGTATCAAGGATTCTTTATGAAACGTTGGACAAATGGATGTTGGACAAATCATCATTCAATAGTTGAATACAAAGGTCAATGGATGGTGTTTTATCATCATAAAGACATTAGTAACAATGAACATTTACGCTCGATGTGTGCTGATAATCTGAATTTTAATGAAGATGGTAGCATTCAAGAAGTGATTCCAACTTTACGCGGTATTGGAGTTTGTCCTGCAACTAACGAAATACAAATTGATAGATATAGCAGAATTGGTGAAAAAGAGATTCAAGTGAATAGAATTGGAAGTGGACTTCCTGCTAACTGGCAGTTGGATTACATTACTAATGATTCATGGGTTGCTTACGATCGTGTAAACTTTAGAGATGGAAACTTAACTGAAGTTGAGATGAATTGTGCTTCGGCAGCAAAAGGTGGAAGCGTTGAAGTTCGAATTGGTGGCGCAACGGGTAAATTATTGGCAGTTGTCAAAATTACAAATACTGGTGGGTGGAATCAATGGAAGACATTCAATGTAAAATTAGACAAAAAGGTTTCTGGTATTCAAAATTTGGTATGTGTTTTTAAGGGCGAAGAGGGAAACTTGTTTAATGTTGATTGGATAAAATTTAAATAA
- a CDS encoding sulfatase family protein, whose amino-acid sequence MKLRFVSLALLALISIQTLCSTNKTATPPNIVWIVSEDNSKHYMSLFDENGIETPNIEKLANSGVIFNRAFSNAAVCSAARSTLISSCYGPRMASHYHRKMGCIILQDSMEMFPAYLRKAGYYTTNNSKEDYNIIKADNVWDNSSKKASWRNRKDGQPFFHVQNIGTTHEGRLHFTEEQYRTEKTKCDPNSCFVQPNHPQTDLFKYSNALYRDEIVNMDQEVGDIVSKLKEDGLLENTFIFYYGDHGGVLPGSKGYLYETGLHVPLVVHIPEKYKELVTLEKGSKTNGFVSFVDFGATVLNLAGIEVPKNMDGKPFLGKGVSKEDLESRDETYSYADRFDEKYDMVRAVRKGNFKYIRNYQPFNFDGLMNNYRYKQLAYKEWRELYEAKKLNTVQSAFFEPKQAEALYDIEKDPFETNNLATDSKYSDKLLELRAKLENWENSMPDLSFYPEHYLLKNAISDPASFGQTHKKELSTYRHIANLSLSDFDSVESEIKSYLKSNDPWERYWALIVCSGFQKKDTKLIALTKEIYMNDSELINRVRAAEYLGLTKIENPVKAISKALYESTDSAEALLILNSVTLLQDGRQKYSFDLKENKIQKSVLENKLVKQRLSYLNDLQRPHYR is encoded by the coding sequence ATGAAATTACGTTTTGTAAGCCTTGCCCTTCTTGCATTGATCTCTATTCAGACTTTGTGTAGCACAAACAAAACAGCGACTCCTCCCAATATTGTGTGGATCGTATCGGAAGACAACTCTAAACATTACATGAGCTTGTTTGACGAAAATGGAATTGAAACTCCAAATATTGAAAAGCTAGCAAATAGCGGTGTAATATTCAATCGCGCATTTTCGAATGCTGCAGTTTGTAGTGCCGCTCGATCAACTCTTATTTCTAGCTGTTATGGTCCTAGAATGGCTTCGCATTACCATCGTAAAATGGGATGCATTATCCTTCAGGATTCGATGGAAATGTTTCCTGCCTATCTTCGAAAAGCAGGTTACTATACAACCAACAATTCTAAAGAAGATTATAATATCATTAAAGCAGACAATGTTTGGGATAACTCTTCGAAGAAAGCCAGTTGGAGAAATAGAAAAGATGGTCAGCCATTTTTTCATGTTCAAAACATTGGTACAACTCATGAAGGACGCTTGCATTTTACCGAAGAACAGTATCGTACAGAAAAGACAAAGTGTGATCCGAACTCATGCTTTGTTCAGCCAAATCATCCTCAAACCGACCTATTCAAATACTCAAATGCTCTCTATCGCGATGAAATCGTAAACATGGATCAAGAAGTAGGCGATATTGTAAGCAAACTTAAGGAAGATGGCTTATTAGAGAATACCTTTATTTTCTATTATGGCGATCACGGTGGAGTTTTACCTGGAAGTAAAGGATATTTGTATGAAACAGGTTTGCACGTGCCACTTGTAGTACATATTCCAGAAAAATACAAAGAGCTTGTTACCCTAGAAAAAGGCAGTAAAACAAATGGCTTTGTAAGTTTTGTTGATTTTGGAGCTACTGTACTAAACCTTGCAGGAATAGAAGTGCCGAAGAATATGGATGGCAAACCATTCCTTGGTAAAGGTGTAAGCAAAGAAGACTTGGAATCGAGAGATGAGACCTACTCTTACGCGGATCGTTTTGATGAAAAATATGACATGGTTAGAGCCGTCAGAAAAGGGAATTTCAAATACATCAGAAATTACCAACCATTCAATTTCGATGGCTTGATGAACAACTATAGGTACAAGCAGTTGGCGTATAAAGAATGGAGAGAGTTATACGAAGCTAAGAAATTAAACACTGTACAATCGGCCTTTTTTGAACCAAAACAAGCTGAGGCTTTATATGATATTGAAAAAGATCCATTTGAAACAAATAATCTAGCTACAGATTCAAAATACTCAGACAAATTATTGGAGCTAAGAGCAAAGTTGGAAAATTGGGAAAACAGCATGCCCGATCTATCTTTCTATCCAGAACATTACTTGCTTAAAAATGCAATTAGCGATCCTGCAAGTTTTGGACAAACACACAAAAAGGAACTTAGTACTTATCGTCACATCGCCAACCTATCACTTTCTGATTTTGATTCGGTTGAAAGTGAAATCAAATCGTACTTGAAGTCTAATGATCCATGGGAAAGATACTGGGCTTTAATTGTTTGTAGTGGATTTCAGAAAAAGGATACTAAGCTAATCGCCTTAACTAAAGAGATTTATATGAATGATTCTGAATTGATTAATAGAGTTCGTGCTGCTGAATACTTGGGGTTAACGAAAATAGAAAATCCTGTAAAAGCAATTAGCAAAGCCCTTTACGAATCGACTGATAGTGCTGAAGCATTGTTAATTCTTAACTCGGTTACTTTATTACAAGATGGACGACAAAAGTATTCTTTTGATCTTAAAGAGAATAAAATTCAAAAGTCTGTTTTAGAAAACAAATTGGTAAAACAACGTTTGTCATATTTAAATGACTTACAAAGACCACATTACAGATAG
- a CDS encoding sulfatase family protein, with product MKKYSLALGLLLFTTCLFAINPPNVIVVLADDIGVGDISHYRRMHSNNIILETPNIDKLANEGVVFTNAHAPAALCAPSRYAIMTGNSCYRSPKPWGVWGAYEESPIKADQLTLGKLMKQSGYSTAFLGKWHLGGDYLKKDDKNTIYRGPRYKPELDVDISKIIGNGPKQQGFDYSLTFPAGIQDVPYAVYENENWMPLHSNSEITYISQENMTKIGVKLDKSEGLGDSNWDPHDMGPLLANKAVDYINNHANREKPFFMYYCSQAVHLPHTPSKELNGIKIAGTTPSKHMDMIKELDVQMGMLTDALKAQDIYENTIFIFTSDNGGLLKQNTLKSGHQPSDIYRGGKNSAFEGGHRVPFIAVWPEQFKGNKTSNEPILGLDIMATLASVTGQEIAKDQAMDSYNLLPILKNKKNADSHAFLMLQGGTGKEVILIENDWKLIIQVDKKDKTDQKRKPIALYNLKKDPTEKQVNNLINSKKQQNRIKSMFTKYNTIRKNKEVTGNFN from the coding sequence ATGAAAAAATATTCTCTGGCCTTAGGATTACTATTATTTACAACTTGTCTGTTTGCAATAAATCCCCCTAACGTAATTGTTGTTTTAGCTGATGATATAGGTGTTGGAGACATCTCGCATTATCGACGAATGCACTCGAACAATATCATTCTTGAAACACCAAATATTGATAAGCTAGCCAATGAAGGAGTTGTATTTACAAACGCTCATGCTCCTGCAGCGCTTTGTGCTCCTTCTCGATATGCGATTATGACTGGCAATAGTTGTTATCGAAGCCCAAAACCATGGGGCGTTTGGGGAGCTTACGAAGAATCACCAATAAAAGCAGACCAGTTGACCTTAGGAAAACTGATGAAACAATCAGGATATTCCACGGCTTTCTTAGGTAAATGGCATTTGGGAGGAGACTATCTTAAGAAAGATGATAAAAATACAATTTACAGAGGTCCTCGCTACAAGCCAGAATTAGATGTCGACATCAGTAAAATAATCGGAAATGGGCCAAAACAGCAAGGATTTGATTACAGTCTAACTTTCCCTGCAGGAATTCAAGATGTTCCTTATGCTGTTTACGAGAATGAAAATTGGATGCCCTTACATAGCAACTCAGAAATCACCTATATTTCTCAAGAAAACATGACTAAAATCGGTGTAAAACTGGATAAGTCGGAAGGTTTAGGTGATTCAAACTGGGATCCACATGATATGGGACCACTTTTAGCCAATAAGGCTGTTGATTACATTAACAATCATGCCAATAGAGAAAAGCCTTTTTTCATGTATTACTGCTCGCAGGCTGTCCATTTACCACACACTCCATCGAAAGAGCTAAACGGAATTAAAATTGCAGGAACAACTCCATCGAAACACATGGACATGATTAAGGAGCTTGATGTACAAATGGGAATGCTGACGGATGCACTAAAAGCTCAAGATATTTATGAAAACACTATTTTCATTTTCACCTCGGATAATGGTGGCTTATTAAAGCAGAACACATTAAAATCAGGTCATCAACCTAGTGATATTTATAGAGGTGGTAAAAATTCTGCCTTTGAAGGTGGACACCGCGTTCCATTTATTGCTGTTTGGCCTGAACAATTTAAAGGGAACAAAACTTCGAATGAACCAATTTTGGGGCTAGATATAATGGCAACACTTGCTTCCGTAACAGGACAAGAAATTGCAAAAGATCAAGCAATGGATTCTTACAACCTTCTGCCAATTCTTAAAAATAAAAAAAATGCAGATTCCCATGCTTTTTTAATGTTACAAGGAGGCACAGGTAAAGAGGTCATTTTAATTGAAAATGATTGGAAACTAATTATACAAGTCGATAAAAAAGATAAAACCGATCAAAAAAGAAAACCAATCGCTTTGTATAATCTTAAAAAGGATCCAACAGAGAAACAAGTTAATAATCTGATCAACTCTAAAAAACAGCAAAATCGTATTAAATCGATGTTTACAAAGTACAATACGATTCGAAAAAATAAAGAAGTAACCGGAAATTTTAATTAG
- a CDS encoding glycoside hydrolase family 2 TIM barrel-domain containing protein — protein MQKLQISILLLIIIFLASCQANQPTNTKELFDFNWKFSKGEAIDSENPDFDDTSWQDVDLPHDYSIEGPFSKENASFSRGGWLPAGKCAYRKSFKVSKSKLDKRFVIYFDGVYRNSEVWINGHFLGKRSLGYIAFHYDLTKYINFDANNIITVIIDNSSQPGSRWYSGTGIYRHVHLITTNKLYVPVRGNYIVANDYNDESATIKLETKVQNDSDAKKDIIIRHTAFNPDGQAVNSIDLQETLLSKENKIINSELNIESPSLWNPSTPNLYSIKTELIEDGKTIYSETNKTGIRKLEFNAQNGFLLNGKNIKLKGVCLHHDGGPLGAAVYERTIERQLEILREMGCNAVRTAHNPFSEEFMNVCDRMGFLVMNEMFDEWEQAKSPATTQNGKKIRIPVDFYAKEFKKWADIDLKDFVLRDRNHPSVIMWSVGNEIEQMMSDEGAPIAKRLAEIVHELDYRPVTNGVYGYGWDRWPNDSAVSHSDIKGYNYIKDDGFDKERSLFPSALAIVTECESAQSFYPRSTYLYDDAKKQWWNALQYESQEAYEWTEKRGITGDSGMEAWRAVKKRPHVMGQFIWTGFDYLGEVIPFGWPARSSSFAPLDLCGFPKDGYYFYQSQWSDEPMVHIFPNWNLNGMEGKLVDVFAFTNGDEVELFQDGKSLGKKSNDKKGVEYQTWKVKYKAGELKAISYLNGEKVAEKTLKTAGKEKKISLSVRRTEMKSDSQDLIYVECTIFDAEGNIVPNASNKINFSIEGPATIVGVGNGNNMSHEPFQASYRKAFKGKCLVIIKSTKEKGQILFSAHSKGLESSNLQLESK, from the coding sequence ATGCAAAAACTACAAATATCTATTCTATTATTGATAATCATTTTTCTGGCGAGTTGCCAAGCAAATCAGCCTACAAATACCAAAGAATTATTCGATTTCAATTGGAAATTCTCAAAAGGTGAGGCGATAGATTCTGAAAATCCTGATTTTGATGACACTTCCTGGCAAGATGTAGACCTGCCTCACGATTATAGTATTGAAGGTCCATTTAGTAAAGAGAATGCTTCATTTTCGCGAGGAGGATGGCTTCCCGCTGGAAAATGTGCATATCGCAAATCCTTCAAGGTATCCAAAAGCAAATTAGATAAACGATTTGTAATTTATTTCGATGGTGTATATCGAAATTCTGAAGTTTGGATAAATGGACATTTCTTAGGCAAAAGGTCATTAGGTTATATTGCATTCCATTATGATCTTACCAAGTATATTAATTTTGACGCTAACAATATTATAACTGTTATAATTGATAATTCTTCACAACCCGGTTCTCGTTGGTATAGTGGCACCGGAATCTATCGTCATGTACACCTCATTACAACTAACAAATTATACGTTCCTGTTCGGGGAAATTACATTGTTGCAAATGACTATAACGATGAAAGCGCAACAATTAAACTGGAAACAAAGGTTCAAAATGATTCTGATGCTAAAAAGGACATTATAATACGCCATACAGCTTTTAATCCTGATGGGCAGGCAGTCAATTCAATTGATCTGCAAGAAACTTTATTATCAAAAGAGAATAAAATCATTAATTCCGAACTGAATATTGAAAGTCCATCATTATGGAATCCTTCTACTCCAAACCTTTATTCAATTAAAACAGAGCTTATTGAAGATGGTAAAACAATCTATTCTGAGACGAATAAAACGGGAATACGAAAATTGGAATTTAATGCTCAAAACGGATTCTTACTAAATGGAAAAAACATCAAACTAAAAGGTGTTTGCCTGCATCACGATGGTGGTCCTTTAGGTGCTGCAGTTTATGAGCGAACGATTGAGCGACAATTAGAAATTTTAAGAGAAATGGGATGTAATGCAGTTCGAACTGCGCATAATCCTTTCTCAGAAGAATTTATGAATGTTTGTGACAGAATGGGATTTTTGGTGATGAACGAAATGTTCGACGAGTGGGAACAAGCTAAATCTCCAGCCACAACTCAAAACGGAAAAAAGATTCGAATTCCGGTAGATTTTTATGCCAAAGAATTCAAAAAATGGGCAGATATCGATTTAAAAGATTTTGTGCTTCGAGATAGAAATCATCCTTCAGTTATTATGTGGAGCGTTGGAAATGAAATTGAACAAATGATGAGTGATGAAGGAGCTCCAATTGCGAAAAGACTTGCTGAGATTGTTCATGAATTGGACTATCGTCCTGTTACTAATGGTGTTTATGGGTATGGTTGGGATCGTTGGCCAAATGATTCGGCCGTATCTCATAGCGATATTAAGGGCTATAACTATATCAAAGATGACGGATTTGATAAGGAAAGATCATTATTTCCATCGGCCTTAGCAATTGTAACAGAATGTGAATCAGCTCAATCTTTCTACCCTAGATCAACTTATTTATACGATGATGCGAAAAAACAATGGTGGAACGCATTACAATACGAAAGTCAAGAAGCCTACGAATGGACTGAGAAAAGAGGTATTACAGGTGATAGTGGCATGGAAGCGTGGAGAGCGGTAAAAAAACGACCTCATGTCATGGGACAATTTATTTGGACAGGATTTGATTATTTAGGAGAAGTAATTCCTTTTGGATGGCCTGCGCGATCGTCCTCTTTTGCTCCATTAGACCTATGTGGTTTTCCAAAAGATGGGTATTATTTCTATCAATCTCAATGGAGTGATGAACCAATGGTTCATATTTTCCCGAACTGGAACCTAAATGGTATGGAAGGTAAACTTGTTGATGTTTTTGCATTTACAAATGGTGATGAAGTTGAACTATTTCAAGATGGAAAATCCTTAGGTAAAAAATCAAACGACAAAAAGGGTGTTGAATATCAAACATGGAAAGTAAAATACAAGGCTGGGGAGCTTAAGGCTATTTCTTATTTAAACGGTGAGAAAGTTGCAGAAAAAACACTCAAGACAGCTGGAAAAGAAAAGAAAATATCACTAAGCGTTCGAAGAACAGAAATGAAATCAGATAGTCAAGATTTAATATATGTGGAATGTACAATTTTTGATGCTGAAGGAAATATCGTTCCAAACGCAAGTAATAAAATTAATTTTTCAATTGAAGGTCCAGCCACGATTGTAGGTGTAGGAAATGGGAACAACATGAGCCATGAACCATTTCAGGCTTCATACCGAAAGGCATTTAAGGGCAAATGTTTAGTCATTATAAAATCGACTAAAGAAAAAGGTCAAATCTTATTCTCAGCTCATTCTAAAGGACTTGAAAGTTCCAATTTACAACTTGAATCAAAATAG
- a CDS encoding sulfatase family protein, producing MKTIMIGILVATLGLISASCSQIDEKQKPNIIYIMSDDHTSQAIGAYGGRLAKLNPTPNLDHLADDGIVFTNAFCTNSICTPSRACIITGQYSQTNGVLDLDGELAADKQYLPKEMSKLGYSTAMIGKWHLHDEPTAFDYYKVLPGQGKYFNTKFREKGKGEWPNNIVQYEGHSTDIITDQSIDYLKNRDKTKPFFLMHHYKAPHDMFEYAPRYKEYLANTKIPEPESLYSQPNWGSEGTKGKNDSLINYIGTSVSKRNMHRNYVQHYLKDSISGDDATSLAYQTYLKDYLRCVKGVDDNLGRLFDYLKEEGLWENTVIIYTGDQGMMLGEHDLQDKRWMYDESMRMPFIVHYPKGIKPNVKSDILINNTDYAPTMIELAGGSKPDYMQGESFINTLQGKAEDSWREATYYRYWMHIIHHYVPAHFGLRTKDYKLIFYYGKMYRDTSEFKDFYWSSQYEGIDRETPASWEFYDLRTDPQELNNRYNDPEYKEIISKLKLDLKTQREELNETDKNFPEINAIVEANWNK from the coding sequence ATGAAAACAATTATGATTGGCATCTTAGTGGCCACATTGGGCTTGATATCGGCTAGCTGTTCTCAAATAGATGAGAAGCAAAAGCCAAATATTATCTACATCATGTCGGATGATCACACCTCGCAGGCAATTGGAGCTTATGGTGGTCGTTTGGCAAAATTAAATCCAACTCCAAATTTGGATCATTTAGCTGATGATGGAATTGTTTTTACCAATGCATTTTGCACGAACTCTATTTGTACTCCAAGTCGAGCATGCATTATTACAGGACAATATTCTCAAACTAATGGTGTACTGGATTTAGATGGTGAATTAGCCGCTGATAAACAATATTTGCCAAAGGAGATGAGTAAATTAGGCTATTCTACAGCAATGATTGGGAAATGGCACCTTCATGATGAACCAACAGCATTTGATTATTATAAAGTTTTACCAGGTCAAGGAAAATATTTTAATACAAAGTTTCGTGAGAAAGGAAAAGGTGAATGGCCAAATAATATAGTGCAATATGAGGGGCATTCAACAGATATTATAACTGATCAGTCAATAGACTACCTGAAAAATAGAGATAAGACAAAGCCTTTTTTCTTGATGCATCATTACAAAGCACCTCATGACATGTTTGAGTATGCTCCAAGATATAAGGAGTATTTGGCAAATACAAAAATACCAGAACCAGAAAGTCTTTATAGCCAGCCTAATTGGGGATCGGAAGGAACCAAAGGGAAGAATGATAGTTTAATCAACTATATCGGGACATCTGTTTCGAAAAGGAATATGCATAGAAACTACGTTCAACACTACCTAAAGGATAGTATTTCTGGTGATGATGCAACTAGTCTCGCATATCAAACCTATTTAAAAGATTATTTGCGCTGTGTAAAAGGTGTTGATGATAATCTTGGGAGGTTATTTGATTATCTGAAGGAAGAAGGATTGTGGGAAAATACGGTTATTATTTACACGGGAGATCAAGGAATGATGTTGGGAGAACATGATTTGCAAGATAAAAGATGGATGTATGACGAAAGCATGAGAATGCCATTCATAGTGCACTATCCAAAAGGAATTAAGCCTAATGTGAAAAGTGATATACTTATTAATAATACCGATTACGCACCAACGATGATCGAGTTGGCTGGAGGAAGCAAGCCGGATTACATGCAAGGCGAGAGTTTTATAAATACTCTTCAAGGAAAAGCTGAAGATAGTTGGAGAGAGGCGACCTATTATCGTTATTGGATGCATATTATTCATCACTACGTGCCAGCTCATTTTGGTCTTAGAACCAAAGATTACAAGTTGATTTTTTACTATGGGAAAATGTATCGCGATACATCTGAGTTTAAGGATTTTTATTGGTCTTCTCAGTATGAGGGAATTGATAGAGAAACGCCTGCAAGTTGGGAATTTTACGATTTAAGAACAGATCCTCAAGAATTAAATAACAGATACAATGATCCTGAGTACAAGGAGATCATTTCCAAGTTGAAGCTTGATTTGAAAACTCAAAGAGAGGAATTAAATGAAACAGATAAGAACTTTCCAGAAATCAATGCAATAGTTGAAGCAAACTGGAACAAATAA